The genomic interval AGATCgcagtttatttgttttaaccTGCCTCAGTGGATTGCAAAGTGTATAATGTTCTCACTATACCTAACTAGTCGAAAGATAGGGACCGTCTACAAAGTAGGTTCTAACAAAAAACGTTCAATGACTCATCTGGCATCgaaaatgtacacaaataatttaaaaaaatgtgaagtGTGCATAAAGATGCGTCAAACACAAATCTATGTGTGAACATTTACACTTTgctctttttaattaattgtgaCAGTCATTGTACGTTTTTTCGTCGTGTATCGTTTGTAGATGGACCCTATACCTGCtatttttgtatttcaaataaattttgaggcatttcaaaatgaaatttaattttaactCGCGGTTGTCTTTGGAAAATATTTAAGCTTTATTTTCCTCGGAAAGACCATGTTACCTCGTTGTAAATGAAATACAGCGAAAGAGATGGGATAACATCATGTAAATAATGCATGACTGGACAACCACAATGAAAGCGAGACTCACTGTGATGGTCGCAAAACAAATGACTCTAACTTACCTTTCAGAAATATTTATCTATGTCTAGTAAAATTTGTTTACAAAAAGTACAGTAGGTACAGTGATGTATTCGTTGGTAATACCTCAGTACTTtggtatctatctatctatctattgcaTTAAAAGGTTCTTCAGAAAATATCATGGTGATACAATGATGTTCACAAACCCATGGTGTTTCTAAGCAAAATGTCTAAAAAAGCATGTTAGCACTATGTCCAATAAACCATGACAGTATTATACTTTTTTGTAAGTTAATGTTACATGTAATTGTGTGCCTAAATCTGAGTATGGaataattgtttaattgtatttggaaaaaaatgttcacTTTGACACATTCATTATTGTATCCATGACTGTAACCAAATATTCATGATTGGGATGACCAGTGGGTGACCCCATGTCTAGGGTGATCCCAGCCCTGACCGTGTCCATGAACTGACAATAGTGTAGACATAAAATCTAGATTCATACATTTTATACTCAAgataacccttaaatgcatctATCAGGTTGATGGACAATAGATAGAGATTGCGGTAATTGgttgtaataatttattatgGGGGAAATGACTGAGGCAGTTGCCCATTAAGTCATTGTGAACTCAGAGTGAGCTGGATTTTGTAACCCAGTTGGATCTCTCTCAGAATTACTGAGTGGCTTTACCATGTAACTCTAACCACTCATTGCAATAATATCTGTTTGTGATAAGACCATTACACACCTTAAATCCAAAGCCACTGATTTCCCACTCATTCTCCATTTGAGccaattaaatgtgaaaatgtctTCTACAAGAAATGTAAAAGACAACTGGAGTCCCGAAATAACATCAGCACTTTGGTGGCAGAACATTTATGATATCTTATGACTAGCATTGTGTAATAAAATTATCAGAAATTTATGATAATACTCATGCAAATCACTATAATCTAGGTCATCACACTTTTGATTCTAACAGCGATGACCtttttttgtgagtgtgtgtttattgCATCAGGTCAGAATGTGATACATACCTGTGGTTTCAGGTAGCTGATGTGTCCGTGGAAGTGGCTACGGTGGACGCAACTCTTAATAAACTATGCAGAAGATACAACAGACGCAGAAGAAGAGCGAAAAAGCCAAAAAAGACGATCACAATATTGAATCTACAGAATCTGGCCATCCTCATCACAGTGGTGGTGTTTGTCATTGTGGTGATAATGTGGTCTCTTCTGTGGGTTTTTATATGTAagctaaaacacaaacacaaaaatatatgtgcagataatatattaatgaaatgaagtgccacttaagtgtactcaAAGTAAAAGAGTAATATGtgctctttttttaaaagtatgctaaagtgttgtTTTTCACAAGGCTATACAAAGTTAAAGTCCACATATCTAACTGAACTGAAGTGCACACTGTGTGTTTTGTAGTCCGGAGAGAGAGCAACAGTGGTGTTTATTTTGCTGGTATGTTCCGTGTTGCCAACGTGGAGTTTATACCAGAGTACCGGCACGCTGACTCGAGTGAGTTTGTATCCATGGCTACCCGCGTACAGCATGTGGTGAGTGACACAGCATAAATATGTCATTAGAATAAAAGGCCTTCAAAAGCCATTGTCACCTTCACTTTAATATTTCTCTTCCAATAAGATAACCAGCGTATACCGAACGTCATCAGTGTCCAGACTCTACAAGCAAACTGTCATCTCTGATCTGAGGTACAGCCTCCAGTATTACTCTGCTAGGTGGATTTAGAAAGTTTATAATGTCAATAAACGATCCATTGAAAGTCTGAACTTCTTATTTGTgctattttgatattttaatttcattaaatattacTTCATTAGGTCTTTTGAGAAGTCATAATGGTTACTGGTTTTGTCTCTCACCCCcttagtaataataatcaagGTGGTGTACTGGTGCATTTCTGGATGATCTTCGTGGTGCCACACCTGAAGACTCCATCAGTGTGTGAGGAGTGTGTGAGTGCCATCCTCAGAGACTCTGTGCTTATGAGTATGAAGAACAGGTCTTCAGTGGGCTTCCTGCAGGGCCTTCCTGTGGACATCGACTCCATTCTTGTCAATGGTAATCTCAGCCACTGTTAACCCATTCTCATTTTGGCAAGGTGCATAAAagacataaattaaaaaaataaaaaggttgcTGCTTCATGAGTCCTTCTGACTACCTACTTAGTggttattttacaaaatgttaaatgttgtgcacatttcttgttttttgtgaATAATTTCAGCTTCAGAAGTATAATTATggtgaatttatatatatattttgtcttcCCAGTTGCTTTACGCTCAGATTACACATCAACAGCTGTGGGTGAGTCAGTCAAGacagatatttacatatatgacCAGGGTTGTGTGCAATTCAGGACTGAATTTAGCAGCCTTTAAAAtatcaatttaaagggttagttcacccaaaaatgaaaataatgtcattaattattcaccctcatgtcgttctacacccgtaagaccttcgttcatcttcggaacacaaattaagatatttttgattaaatccaatggctcagtgaggcctgcataaaaagcaatgacacttcctctctcaagatccataaaggtactaaaaacatatttaaaacagttcatgcaagttcagtagttctaccttaatattataaagcgacgagaatatttttgtgcgccaaataaacaaaataacaacttttcaacaatatagtgatgggccgatttcaaaacactgcttcggagctttatgaatcgaatcagtgactcggatctcctatcaaacggctaaactgctgaaatcacgtgactttggctatccgaagcagtgttttgaaattggcccatcactatattattgaaaagtcgttattttgtttttttggcgcacaaaaatattctcatcgctttataatattaaggtagaactcgcattaactgttttaaatatgtttttagtacctttatggatcttgagagaggaagtgtcattgctgaatgcaggcttcactgagccatcggatttaatcaaaaatatcttaatttgtgttccgaagatgaatgaaggccttacgggtgtagaacgacatgagggtgagtaattaatgacattattttcatttttgggtgaactaaccctttaattccaGAAATTGACTTGGATTTACATGTATGGTAgcaaatttgaatttaaagctgcagtccgtaactttttcaTAACCAGTACATAACTGGTTAtgaagtacataaccagcccgTGTTCAAAAcgatctccttaccttagcccgattcacattGATAAGctagtaaaaatgttttgtaataagagcggtactggtaggtttccgtgggaaattcgagcatgcagctgttcgtctttgcgtcattacatcacgcctgtttacatgaagaaggagacccagctagtaggctatatggcatgtgaagATGCTGATCagttatagccttttctcacagcagctggaataattaaactattcattttgatggcggattgtaatccagaaaggtccaaataacaatcatcagtgacaactggagattcacctgtagtcaaaagcaaaagacttcggactgcggagtggctacagaaattgaaatgtacaggtaacgctaatacacactaaatacacatagtcacgcaatgctgatgttgttaacattaacaattttagaacaaagtataacaataataataatttgcatggtttgacgtgatccgaggtaagcgatcgttagatttaatcacctttggcagcgcgatttattgtaatgctttttttctcagttggtcagaacaaaattGGCAGACATgatacttacttgttcagatgacattttccgatgaaaattcttattttggtcgtacttccaagacgtagaatctgtaaTTCAGAAgtagtatccacaccgatgtggtgactgacagcaatcattagattcatctgtgctgaggagccgtgccgatgcacaacccacgtaaagatgataattccacaaataactgcaattccaggtttcaaacagagatggcgacaaagaggcaaatcttacagactgcagctttaaaaactttaacatacattaccattcaaaagtttggggttgaacaaaaaagttttgTATGTATtatcaccaaggctgtatttatttgataaataaaatcaacaaaaatacagtaaaaacagaaatattgtgattattgtaaactaatattattataacatttttcaggattcttttatgaatagaaagattaaaaaacagcatttatatgacagaaatcttttgtaactttactgtcacttttaatgtgtccttggcAGTGTacacatgttttattaaataatattattatttaaatgtaattttctaCATGCTCTAATTCACTCCAGTCTTTAAAACAAAGCCATGGATGtcaatatttactttttataaaattatttgaaaaatgtaattaattgatttaattattaaataaatatttaaaactaaattaaaatctgttttaatgACTGTTAATTcttttgacagaatttttctaAGTTCAGAGAAATATAAGTagacaaaaaatatttctattgttttattaatattgtatttatttatgttttgtaaGTTGTGAAAACTGAAAGTAACTGTGTTGAGTTTctttgaattgcaattcaacATCCTGTGtgccaattcaattcaaattcattttttacattttgaattttccccAACCctgcaacaaacaaacacctttctgaatgtgtattattattattaacagaaTCTCGCTGCTGTAATTCTGTGTTTGATGGCTTCTGTAATCATCTCTCTGTGTGGATAGGCTCTCAGTGTGTGGATAAGCTGTACGCAGGTGTTCCTGATGTGAGTGTTCCTCTCAACGTGTTCTCTTCATGGGGAAGCTTGAGCTGCTACATCAAACTGACAAGTGCTCCAGGCTCTGTCATCCGACTCACTGTGAAGAGCTTTCGCATTGACCCTAGTGACTGCATCTATGATTCCCTCACCGTGTATGACTCTCTGCTTCCCATGAGAGGCATGATTCTCAACAGGTTTGTGACAGAAGGGAGTGGAAAGATCTTGATTGGGTTGGtgaaatgaaacacaaaatacTCTGAGATGATCAGTTTAATTTTCATGCATTCTCTTCAAGGTTTTGTGAGTCAGTGTCAACCCCGATCTCATTGGTCTCCACCTCCAATGTCATGCTGCTCTCATTTAGACTCACACAAGGCAGAAAGATCTTCCAAGGATTCTTCCAGGCTCTCATGGAGGAGCGTGAGTTCTTTGACTAAAGTATCTGTATGTTTGTGTCTGGTTGTGATGCTGAGCCCCTTATGTCTTTCCCATACAGAATGTATGAATATTATAGCGTTACCTGCTGGCCCAGGTGATGCTGGAGTGATAACCAGTCCATTCTACCCCAGTCTGTTGCCCCGTCAGTGCTCCTGCACCTGGATGTTTCAGGTACTGCACCCAATCAAAAGCTTTTTTAATGTGTAGAGATATTATCCACAGTATTCACGTGACAAAGGGATGTTTTTTGTTGGCTGTTGATGTGTCAGATGGCCAGCGGTCCTCTGGGTGTAGCTCTCAGGTTCCAGAACTACACGCTAAAACTAAAAGACTCGCAATACTGTGAACACGGCTGGTGGAAAGTCAATGAGATTATGTAAGTGAAAAAACCTAAAATGTGTACTTATGCAATACATTTCTTATAAGAATAGTTagaagtcattatttactcaccgaTTGctatgaaacagaagttgcgatagtcttttcttccctattgtgatgtatatccgagtgaaacggcttttcGAACAAGAACagatgtagggcgggacttgattttgttgaTCAGGAaatgattggatcattggatggttgtggtttgctattacTGTGATgtcatatgagtgacaggttgtcctgccctcaCCCAaataaacacgtcatcagaaaatagaagagatgtcactgcaaaaGGGAGggatttattttgaataaagattatgagggcacatgattagggcacatgaataaaaaaaataaagatgtgcATGGATACATATTTCTtgataataaacactgcaatattacataaaaaaaaaaagaattgtcaattttgatttcatggtgactgtaaatattttgaagaagcTTGAGCTCTTTTTCATACAGCAATAGTTAACACTGACCAAACACCAAAAAAATGGTCCATACAACAGAATTTTTGTTCCACATAAGAATGAATGTATGAggcatttatatagtgctttactATGTACTACTGTACACCCAAAGCCCTTTACAGTCATATCAGAAGAAGCTCAAACAGGTTTGTAaagacatgacggtgagtaaataatgacagaatattcattttacCTGAACTATTCCTTCAGTGTTGACAGTACGTGATATTTATCAGGTTATAGTCTGATATTCAATGTTTTTTCAATTGGTATAGAAATAACTGTGACTGATTTACAGATATTGTGGAAATTACATTGACCACTCAACCGTCTTCCGTATTCCTGCGCAAAACCCTGAAGTGGTTTTCCGCTGCAGCTCACGAAATGCTGACCAACCCTTCAGTGCCACTTACAGCAGCTACAACACCAGTCAGCGTAAGAACAATGCTGCTGAAACAAAGGAAATGGAGAACAATTTCAAATAGTCCTTTTTCTTAAGTAGTACATTCTGACTTACGAGCAAAGGAATAATATTTAGAATTATATGCCAGTAAAATGACTCATGGCACCAAATGGTCTTACTCTAGTCTTGTTTGTTTCTCCAAGCATGCCCAGAGGGTCACTTCCTGTGCTCTACAGGCCTGTGTGTGGAGAAGTTCAAGCGCTGTGATGGACTGGATGACTGTCAGGATGAAAGCGATGAGATTTTTTGTTGTATGTTAAGCACAAAATCATGTAATTCAAGTAGTTCTACTAGAGTAAAACTAGTAACAAACTAGTATTTCATGTTTGATATActatagccgcttttccaccattGGGTCAAACCATTCTCGTTGCTTAACCATTCCATTCCGTGCCAATCCAGCCCAGTCGGTATGGGTATGGTTTAATTTTCCACTATGTGGCTGATAACGgagctctttggaatgtaatacaaatgtgTCAGTCATTTCCTTGCTAACACAAGAGTTTAGAGATGGTTTGAGATGTAAATAGTGACCGTTTTATGGAGCATgatcagatatttttatttgtgtttacgCCTCTTAAATAGCTAAAGAGAAACTGGTATCcaggaagagaggtgctgcaataatgtactgtaaaatatgtgaaaaataatgtgatttATGAGCATTCAAACATGAAATcatattctagtagaccccaaaaacaaaatcaagactttgaaaaagagCATAATAGGCCTCCTTCAACATAATCTTCATGCTAACatatttttgagtttatttgtATTACAACAGAAGTATCAGAGGTACATATCAGCTTAGATAGGAGGGTCTTAAATGCAAGAGAGAAAGGTAAAAAGGTTGAGAACTACTGGTTTACAACAATATCTTGGTATATCAAAATAGTATTCATGTGAATATTCACTATTTTATTGGCCGTTATATCTATCCGACAGCTAAACCTCCTAAAATCTGTGGAGGTTCATTTCCTTTGCACCCATTATACATCTGTAATGGAGAGATGGACTGTTCCAGTGGTAAAGATGAGACCAACTGTACTCAGGGTaatattaaaactatttaaaaatgtaagctTTGATATGTGTCAATTGTATACACAGTTATTAATGTGTTGGCTATGCAGAAACTAGCTGTTCTGGAGTCAGTTACCACTGTGGCAATGGAGCCTGCATTCTTAAGAAAAATGCGAAATGTGATGGCTTACCCGACTGCTTCGACCGCAGTGACGAGGAGGACTGTGGTGAGTTTTACTGTGGTAACATCCAAAAGCATCATGTCACTCATCAGATTGGTTTGTAGACATTCAAAGAGACAGAACAGATTTGTCATAGTCTAAATACCATTTATGACTGTTTTAGTTTCTTTTTTAGTCGTTTATTCTTGAATTCAGCTATTACTAATAAAACCTCATATGAGCCAAACAATCAACAATATGGTAGCTTCAAATCCATACAAGGTATCAATATGAAATTGATCTGACTTCAAAGGTA from Ctenopharyngodon idella isolate HZGC_01 chromosome 23, HZGC01, whole genome shotgun sequence carries:
- the tmprss7 gene encoding transmembrane protease serine 7; this translates as METAREEGGQGSEDDAAREDATSVADVSVEVATVDATLNKLCRRYNRRRRRAKKPKKTITILNLQNLAILITVVVFVIVVIMWSLLWVFIFRRESNSGVYFAGMFRVANVEFIPEYRHADSSEFVSMATRVQHVITSVYRTSSVSRLYKQTVISDLSNNNQGGVLVHFWMIFVVPHLKTPSVCEECVSAILRDSVLMSMKNRSSVGFLQGLPVDIDSILVNVALRSDYTSTAVGSQCVDKLYAGVPDVSVPLNVFSSWGSLSCYIKLTSAPGSVIRLTVKSFRIDPSDCIYDSLTVYDSLLPMRGMILNRFCESVSTPISLVSTSNVMLLSFRLTQGRKIFQGFFQALMEEQCMNIIALPAGPGDAGVITSPFYPSLLPRQCSCTWMFQMASGPLGVALRFQNYTLKLKDSQYCEHGWWKVNEIIYCGNYIDHSTVFRIPAQNPEVVFRCSSRNADQPFSATYSSYNTSQPCPEGHFLCSTGLCVEKFKRCDGLDDCQDESDEIFCSKPPKICGGSFPLHPLYICNGEMDCSSGKDETNCTQETSCSGVSYHCGNGACILKKNAKCDGLPDCFDRSDEEDCACGNPTPLKRVFDSASPQQRIVGGINAVEGEWPWQVSMHFSGQLYCGASVLSDEWLISAAHCFSKERLADPRMWMAHLGMLNQGSAKHVAEIRRIVVHEYYNARNFDYDIALVQLKKAWPSSLEQYIQPICLPAPSQTFTEGYRCWVTGWGYRSEQDKVLPTVLQKAEVSILSQSECKRSYGPVSPRMLCAGVPSGEQDACRGDSGGPLSCQARTGSRWFLTGIVSWGSGCGRPNLPGVYTRVAKFIDWIQRHIQNELL